The following coding sequences lie in one Candidatus Neomarinimicrobiota bacterium genomic window:
- a CDS encoding T9SS type A sorting domain-containing protein translates to MPKLFILLWLPLGLAAQINNFSWPMAPMDQQHRISATFDECREDRDHFHNGTDMPLAPGENALSIMAGTVTGIGSDWIRVEDFAYVHVIPLATLLVGNTVAQGAVVGHTDSYAHIHLNYGGGASGHPTGNPLLPGKITPFVDPYHPRSPIIQFVLDGSSSAFLNNTLSGHVDIIAQAADTTDLQSSIDMNNGIYTIGWALHSADTSEILEGPHFWFEANELYSNSNINRVYASGSSTSIYRYIVTNRVTSNGYLDCDLYQPGPYVISVISSDTQDNWDTTYVNVLLSDVDLLPPGRPDFRYIGEDANGYLHLEWEAPNDADLAGYILEFSFDGVNWSSNHGPHILTADMTSFTEESFPDDAYIQFRMKAVDTAFNPNHSEYSDTYAVRLSNNQSTILIVDGFDRTNGSWTGRQHNFATYYSEAIVNSGSSAGISTVSNEWVTATQDIHDYSAVFWFTGDDSRTDETFSTSEQSVITAYLNGGGYLFASGAEIGYDLSAGSTADANFLTQILHVSYAGDDGNHSTVNGEGPYFSGLGFNYGTTPYIEDWPDHFSPSSGGEIALKYGNGLNAAIGYRDDASGTLVLGLAFETIDTEAHRSELVGRILGFFAGTTQITDILIPEEMLIHRVYPNPFNASINIEYQMDQYAHGRIVVYDIQGKMIMDQELKNSTPGTHTWIWNAENKTGRSVPSGPYFVQLIQGDAHSVTHKIVLIK, encoded by the coding sequence ATGCCCAAATTATTCATCCTCTTGTGGTTACCCTTAGGATTGGCTGCCCAGATAAATAATTTTTCATGGCCCATGGCACCCATGGACCAGCAACATCGCATCTCGGCCACTTTTGATGAATGTCGTGAAGACAGGGATCATTTTCACAATGGTACTGACATGCCGCTTGCTCCAGGAGAGAATGCGCTGAGTATTATGGCTGGCACCGTCACTGGAATTGGTTCAGACTGGATCAGGGTTGAAGACTTTGCATATGTGCATGTTATTCCTCTGGCAACACTACTGGTTGGCAATACAGTCGCCCAGGGTGCCGTCGTTGGTCATACCGATAGCTATGCTCATATTCATCTGAATTATGGAGGAGGGGCCAGTGGCCACCCAACAGGGAACCCACTTTTGCCTGGAAAAATCACGCCTTTCGTGGATCCCTATCACCCGCGTTCACCGATTATTCAATTCGTTCTGGATGGTAGTTCCAGCGCCTTCTTAAATAATACCCTGAGTGGTCATGTCGATATCATCGCCCAGGCAGCAGATACAACTGATCTTCAGTCCAGTATTGATATGAACAATGGTATCTACACCATTGGCTGGGCTCTGCATTCAGCAGACACCTCTGAAATATTAGAAGGCCCTCATTTCTGGTTTGAAGCCAATGAATTGTACTCAAATTCTAATATAAATCGGGTTTATGCTTCTGGTTCATCTACCAGTATTTATCGCTACATCGTAACCAATCGAGTCACTTCAAATGGCTATCTCGATTGTGACCTTTACCAACCGGGTCCATATGTCATATCGGTTATCAGCTCTGATACTCAAGACAACTGGGATACGACCTATGTTAACGTTTTGCTTAGTGATGTTGACTTGCTGCCACCAGGGCGACCTGACTTCAGGTACATTGGTGAAGATGCCAATGGGTATCTTCACCTGGAATGGGAAGCACCAAATGATGCAGATCTGGCGGGCTATATCCTTGAATTCTCATTCGATGGTGTCAACTGGAGCTCCAATCATGGTCCACATATCCTAACTGCCGATATGACCAGTTTCACCGAGGAAAGCTTCCCAGATGACGCCTATATCCAATTTCGCATGAAAGCGGTTGACACGGCCTTCAACCCAAACCACAGTGAGTACTCAGATACCTATGCGGTCCGGCTCAGTAATAATCAATCCACCATACTCATCGTTGATGGTTTTGATCGCACAAATGGTTCCTGGACAGGTCGCCAGCATAATTTTGCCACCTATTATTCTGAAGCAATTGTGAATAGTGGCTCTTCTGCCGGCATCAGTACAGTGAGCAATGAATGGGTGACTGCTACACAGGATATTCACGATTATTCCGCAGTATTCTGGTTTACAGGTGATGATAGCCGAACCGATGAAACCTTTAGTACTTCTGAACAAAGTGTCATCACTGCCTATTTGAATGGGGGAGGATATCTGTTTGCATCAGGTGCTGAAATAGGATATGATTTAAGTGCAGGCTCGACAGCTGACGCAAATTTCCTGACCCAGATTTTGCATGTAAGCTATGCCGGGGATGATGGGAATCATTCAACTGTTAATGGAGAAGGACCCTATTTCTCAGGATTAGGCTTTAATTATGGCACCACGCCATACATTGAGGACTGGCCAGATCATTTCTCGCCATCCTCTGGGGGTGAAATAGCTCTCAAATATGGCAATGGCTTGAATGCTGCCATTGGATATAGGGATGATGCTTCAGGAACCCTTGTCTTGGGTTTGGCTTTTGAAACCATTGATACCGAGGCTCACAGGTCTGAGCTGGTGGGCCGGATCCTTGGATTCTTCGCCGGAACAACACAGATCACAGATATCCTTATCCCGGAAGAAATGTTAATTCATAGAGTATATCCAAATCCATTTAATGCTTCCATCAATATTGAGTACCAGATGGATCAATATGCTCATGGTCGAATTGTAGTCTATGATATTCAGGGGAAAATGATTATGGATCAGGAATTAAAAAATTCTACCCCTGGAACCCATACCTGGATTTGGAATGCTGAAAATAAAACTGGTCGGAGTGTACCCAGTGGGCCTTATTTTGTACAGCTGATTCAAGGTGATGCACACAGTGTGACACACAAGATTGTCTTAATCAAATAG
- a CDS encoding PD40 domain-containing protein, with the protein MKIKFFVLLVLSMAIISCSTQQEIVIAEKPFGLSNVEQLTFEGDNGEAYWGPLGQQIIFQSKRHGNGCDKIYIMNADGSEQHMVSPELGANTCSYFSMDKDRIIFASTYGVVDSCPPRPKPQGNKYLWPLFPYDIYSANPDGSDLVRIRENAGYDAEPTVSFLTGKVIFTSEIDDDLELFTMNMDGSDVQRVTNHLGYDGGPYFSPDAQKIVWRAWYPDTAEDTLRWQENMALDQVEAVPLSIYTMDVDGQNKVRLTDNGATNWAPSWHPDGKHVVFSSNMDDWNEAAGAFGHNFELYMIALDGSGLTRLTNNTFFDSFPMFSPDGKFLAFASNRDAENPRATHIFKAEWND; encoded by the coding sequence TTGAAAATAAAGTTTTTCGTATTATTGGTGTTAAGTATGGCAATCATAAGCTGCAGCACCCAGCAGGAAATCGTTATCGCAGAAAAGCCCTTTGGCCTTTCCAATGTGGAGCAATTGACATTCGAAGGTGACAATGGGGAAGCCTATTGGGGTCCCCTGGGACAGCAAATTATCTTCCAGAGTAAACGCCATGGCAATGGTTGTGATAAAATCTACATCATGAATGCAGATGGCAGCGAACAGCACATGGTGAGTCCTGAGCTTGGCGCAAATACCTGCTCATATTTCAGCATGGACAAGGATAGAATTATCTTTGCCTCCACCTATGGGGTTGTGGATAGTTGTCCACCCCGACCAAAGCCTCAGGGTAATAAATACCTGTGGCCCTTGTTTCCGTATGATATTTATTCAGCCAATCCAGATGGTTCAGATCTTGTAAGAATACGAGAAAATGCAGGTTACGATGCTGAGCCAACCGTTTCCTTTCTCACAGGGAAAGTAATATTTACATCTGAAATCGATGATGATCTGGAATTGTTCACCATGAATATGGATGGATCTGATGTCCAGAGAGTTACCAATCATCTTGGTTATGATGGGGGACCCTATTTTAGTCCAGATGCCCAAAAAATTGTCTGGCGTGCCTGGTATCCTGACACTGCAGAAGATACACTTCGTTGGCAGGAAAATATGGCCCTTGATCAGGTTGAAGCGGTTCCGCTCTCCATTTATACCATGGATGTAGACGGCCAGAATAAAGTTCGTCTCACTGATAATGGCGCCACAAACTGGGCCCCATCCTGGCATCCCGATGGGAAGCATGTGGTATTCTCGTCGAATATGGACGACTGGAATGAAGCAGCTGGGGCTTTCGGTCATAATTTTGAATTGTATATGATTGCCCTTGATGGTAGCGGACTAACTCGTCTGACCAATAATACTTTCTTCGATAGTTTCCCTATGTTTAGCCCCGATGGAAAGTTTCTGGCATTTGCATCCAATCGTGATGCAGAAAACCCGAGGGCAACGCACATTTTCAAGGCGGAGTGGAACGATTAA
- a CDS encoding PaaI family thioesterase has translation MVNYKQLENTVPIEFGKQFISFITGEHNDHRISLKYHFCEQDGEVYAEVKFGKLAQGPPGHAHGGAISAVFDELMSACCWVNGYPAMTAQYTTQFFKPLPLEKEVLYCAKIKVIDGNKINLKAKLIDETNQKYASARGLFILQDMEKFKQMNLETGNTVSSLTQPH, from the coding sequence ATGGTCAATTATAAGCAGCTTGAGAACACCGTTCCCATCGAATTTGGAAAACAGTTTATCTCTTTTATTACGGGGGAGCACAATGACCATCGTATTTCATTGAAGTACCATTTCTGTGAGCAGGATGGTGAAGTCTATGCTGAAGTAAAATTTGGAAAGCTTGCTCAGGGACCTCCTGGACATGCACATGGCGGTGCTATTTCTGCTGTATTCGATGAGCTTATGAGCGCTTGCTGCTGGGTAAATGGTTATCCCGCCATGACAGCCCAATACACCACACAATTTTTTAAACCATTACCTCTGGAAAAAGAGGTCCTGTATTGTGCAAAAATTAAAGTTATTGATGGTAATAAAATCAACCTCAAGGCAAAATTGATTGATGAAACCAATCAGAAATATGCCAGCGCCCGTGGACTTTTCATCCTCCAGGATATGGAAAAGTTCAAGCAAATGAACCTGGAGACAGGGAATACGGTGTCATCTCTGACCCAACCCCACTAA